CACGGATTCCACAAACACGCGCAGCGCCTTGACGTGGATGAGGGCGCAGAAGGCCTCGCTGAAGTTCACCTTCAGCCAACGAACCAAAGGACCCTGCAATGGATTCGAGATTAGAACAGATTTCCAATGGCACACGCTCTCAGTGGGCTACACACAAACTGCTTCTTCTTGTCCGTCATCAGCTTGGTCATCTCGTTCTTGCCGGCAGCCAGCTCCTCCTCGTTGTACACAAAGTCGCGCACAATGAACTTGCGCTCGCGGGCATGCAGCTTAAACTCCTCGGCAACCTTCTTGAAGAGCGTCACGTTGAACAGGCAGTAGTCGGCGTCCTCCTGGATGAGCTGCGACGAGCGGGGCACGATCATGTCGGTGATCTTCTCGTAGTTGGTCAGCCAGTCATTAGCCATGACCCTGTGCGTGAAGTTATGATAAATATCATCAGTTTATAATGGAATAGTATGTATGTCACTCACTTGGGTACAATGACCAGCAGGGTGGTCAGGTACTCCGAGTCCAGGATGAAGTGCTCCTTCTTGACCAAATCAGCCAGATTCCTGGTCAGCAGACTGCCACTACAAAGCGCGGAGTATTATATGAATATCTATAATGTTAAAATACTTATTTATCGTCACTTACGTCTTCTTCTTTTCCAGATTCTGCAGATTTCCCTTGAGGTTGTTATAGGCCTGCGACTTGGTCTTCAAATCGCCATCGATCTGACCGATCTGCTTGGAGATAATGTCGGCGATGTTGCGCAGCGACTGCTTGATCGGATACTTGGCCATGTCCCATTG
The sequence above is drawn from the Drosophila melanogaster chromosome 2R genome and encodes:
- the Vha44 gene encoding vacuolar H[+] ATPase 44kD subunit, isoform A; amino-acid sequence: MMSEYWIISAPGDKTCQQTYDTMNNLTSKQHNLCNNYKFHIPDLKVGTLDQLVGLSDDLGKLDTYVEQITRKVANYLGEVLEDQRDKLHENLMANNTELPQYLTRFQWDMAKYPIKQSLRNIADIISKQIGQIDGDLKTKSQAYNNLKGNLQNLEKKKTGSLLTRNLADLVKKEHFILDSEYLTTLLVIVPKVMANDWLTNYEKITDMIVPRSSQLIQEDADYCLFNVTLFKKVAEEFKLHARERKFIVRDFVYNEEELAAGKNEMTKLMTDKKKQFGPLVRWLKVNFSEAFCALIHVKALRVFVESVLRYGLPVNFQAILIEPNKKSVKRLRDVLNQLYGHLDGASAGGAVSSADNVDIPGLGFGQSEYFPYVFYKVNIDMVEQAKV